One segment of Salvelinus alpinus chromosome 1, SLU_Salpinus.1, whole genome shotgun sequence DNA contains the following:
- the LOC139537876 gene encoding follistatin-A-like: MPSVPMFRMLQTPQLRQGVIALFMWFTHFMDDYKVQAGNCWLQQGKNGRCQVLYMSGMTREDCCRSGRLGTAWTEEDVPNSTLFRWMIFNGGAPNCIPCKETCDSVDCGPGKRCKMNKRNKPRCVCAPDCSNVTRRGSICGSDGKSYKDECTMLRARCRNHPDLEVQYHGRCRKTCHGVRCPGSASCVVDQTNNAYCVTCNHQCPEVKSPDQYLCGNDGVVYASACHLRRATCILGRSIGVAYEGKCIDARSCGDIMCRGAKRCLWDEASGRGRCSVCDEPCPESHPGESVCSSDNNTYPSECSMRQGACAQQRHLEVKHSGSCNCLNQV; this comes from the exons ATGCCATCCGTTCCCATGTTTAGGATGCTACAAACACCACAGCTCCGTCAAGGCGTGATTGCGCTTTTCATGTGGTTCACTCACTTTATGGACGACTACAAAGTTCAGG CGGGTAACTGCTGGTTGCAGCAGGGAAAGAACGGCCGGTGCCAAGTGCTCTACATGTCCGGGATGACCCGGGAGGACTGCTGCCGGAGTGGCCGTCTGGGCACCGCATGGACCGAGGAAGATGTGCCCAACAGCACGCTGTTCCGATGGATGATCTTCAATGGAGGCGCGCCTAATTGCATACCTTGTAAAG aAACATGCGATAGCGTTGACTGTGGTCCTGGGAAGAGATGCAAGATGAACAAGAGGAACaagcccaggtgtgtgtgtgctccgGACTGCTCCAACGTCACAAGGAGGGGGTCCATCTGTGGGTCGGATGGAAAATCCTACAAGGATGAGTGTACAATGCTCAGGGCCCGCTGCAGGAACCATCCTGACCTGGAGGTCCAATACCACGGGCGATGCCGCA AGACGTGTCATGGAGTTCGCTGCCCTGGCTCCGCGTCATGTGTCGTGGACCAGACCAACAATGCCTACTGTGTGACCTGTAATCACCAGTGTCCAGAGGTGAAGTCACCTGACCAGTACCTGTGTGGCAACGACGGCGTTGTTTATGCCAGCGCCTGTCATCTGAGGAGAGCCACGTGCATCCTGGGAAGGTCCATCGGCGTGGCGTACGAAGGGAAATGCATCG ACGCCCGGTCATGTGGCGACATCATGTGTCGGGGAGCGAAAAGGTGTCTGTGGGATGAAGCGAGTGGCCGCGGACGCTGCTCTGTGTGTGACGAGCCATGTCCGGAGAGTCACCCGGGTGAGAGTGTGTGCTCCAGCGACAACAACACCTATCCCAGCGAGTGTTCCATGAGGCAGGGCGCATGCGCTCAGCAGCGTCACCTGGAGGTCAAACACTCAGGATCCTGCAACT